GCAGCACATCTCGCACGGCGCGCCGCAGGGCGGCGACGGGGACGGTTCCGACGACACCGAGGGCGAGGACGGCGCGCCCGATACGCCGCGTACCGATGCGCTGGAAAAGTTCACCGTGGACCTTACCGCCCGCGCCCGCGAAGGCCGCATCGATCCGTTGATCGGCAGGGCCAGGGAACTGGAGCGGACCATCCAGGTGCTGGCCCGGCGGCGCAAGAACAATCCGCTGTACGTGGGCGACCCCGGCGTGGGCAAGACCGCCATCGCCGAAGGGCTGGCCCTGCGCGTGGCGGGCGGCGACGTGCCCGAGGAATTCCGCGACGTGCGCATATTCGCCCTGGACATGGGCGCGCTGCTGGCGGGCACCAAGTACCGGGGCGACTTCGAGCAACGCCTGAAGGGCGTCATCACCGATCTCGGCAAGGTGCCGGGGGCCATCCTGTTCATCGACGAAATCCACACCATCGTGGGCGCCGGTTCCACCAGCGGCGGGTCCATGGATGCCTCCAACATCCTGAAGCCCGTGCTGGCCGACGGCAGCATCCGCTGCATCGGGTCCACCACCTACGAAGAGTACCGCAACCACTTCGAGAAGGACCGCGCCCTGTCGCGCCGGTTCCAGAAGATCGACGTGCAGGAGCCCTCGCAGGATGAATGCGTGGACATCCTGAAGGGGTTGCGCCCCTACTACGAGGATCACCACAAGGTGCGCTACACGCTGCCCGCCCTGCGCGCCGCAGTGGAGCTTTCCGCCCGGTACATTACCGAGCGGCTGCTGCCGGACAAGGCCATCGACGTGCTGGACGAGGCGGGCGCGGCGGCCCGGCTGCGGCGTGCCAGTTATGGCGGGCGTGCCGCGTCGGCATCCGATGCCGCCATCGGCGTGAAGGACGTGGAAAAGGTGGTGGCGCGCATGGCCCAGATACCGTCGCGCACGGTGTCTTCCAGCGACCGCGACCGCCTGCGCACCCTCGATGAAGACCTGCGCAACGTGGTCTTCGGGCAGGACGCGGCCGTGGGTATCCTGTCGCGGGCCATCCTGCGCGCGCGGGCGGGGCTGGGTCGCGAGGACCGGCCCACGGGCAGCTTCCTGTTCTACGGCCCCACGGGGGTGGGCAAGACCGAACTGGCCCGCCGTCTGGCGGAGGTCATGGGCATCGGCTTCGTGCGCTACGACATGAGCGAGTACATGGAGAAGCATTCCGTGTCGCGGCTCATCGGGGCGCCCCCCGGCTACGTGGGCTTCGACCAGGGCGGCCTGCTGACCGAGGCCATCCGCAAGCAGCCGTACACGGTGCTGCTGCTGGACGAGATCGAAAAGGCCCACCCGGACATCTTCAACATCCTGCTTCAGGTCATGGACTACGCCACGCTTACCGACAATACCGGGCGCAAGGCGGATTTCCGCAACGTGGTGCTGATCATGACCTCCAACGCGGGCGTGCGTGAAATGAGCGCGCTGTCCATCGGATTCGGGGCCACCGCGCAGGAAGACGTGGCGGGCAAGGGGCGCAAGGCCGTGGAGAACATGTTCAGCCCGGAATTCCGCAACCGCCTGGACGCCATGATCCCCTTTGCCGGGCTGACCACCCCGGTCATGGAACGCATCGTGGACAAGTTCGTGCTGGAACTGGGAGCCGGGCTGAAGGACCGCCGCGTGCGCCTGGAACTGACCCCGGCGGCCCGCGAGCGCCTTGCCGAGAAGGGCTTCGAGCCTGCCTTCGGCGCGCGCCCGCTGCGCCGGGTGATCCGCACCGCGCTGGAAGACGAACTGGCCCGCGAGGTGTTGTTCGGGGCGCTGCGCAAGGGCGGCACCGCCATCGTGGACGTGGCCGCGCCGGAAGTGGCCCCTGCCCCGGCCAAGCCCCCCCGCAAGGGGAAGGGCAAGGTTGCCGCGAAGGATGCCGACCGGCCTGCCGTGGCTGCCGACGTGGTTGCCGCCCCTCCGGCTGATGCCGTCAAGGCGGGGCCGTCCGGCGTGCAGCATGGCGTGCAGCATGGCCTTGCCGGGCTGGGGCTGGTGTTCCGCTACGAGCCGCTTGGCGGCATCGAAGCCGCCACGGAAAAATGAACGTGCGCGTGCTGGGCCGGATGACCGGGGACGGTTCCGATTTTCCCGATCCGGCCGCCGCACCGCCCGAGGGGTTGCTGGCCGTGGGGGGCGACCTTTCGCCCGCCCGGCTGGTTGCCGCGTACATGCGCGGCATCTTTCCGTGGTACGACCGGGGCACGCCCATCCTGTGGTGGTCACCCGATCCGCGCTGCACGTTGCTGCCGGACGAGTTGCACGTGCAGCGCAGCCTTGCGCGGCGCATCCGCGCCGATGCCTTCGAGGTCACCTTCGACAAGGCCTTCGCGCTGGTCATCCGGCGCTGCGCGGCCACCCCCAGGGAAGGGCAGCGCGGCACCTGGCTGGTGCCCGCCATGATCAACGCCTACGAGGCGCTGCACCGTCTGGGCATCGCCCATTCGGCGGAGGCGTGGCAGGACGGCAGGCTGGTGGGCGGGCTGTACGGGGTGGCCCTGGGCGGGGTGTTCTACGGCGAATCCATGTTCCACTTGGTGCCCGATGCCTCCAAGGTGGCGTTCACCTGGCTGGCTGCCTGGCTGCGCCATGCGGGGTGCAGCCTCATAGACTGCCAGCAGACCACGCCGCACATGGTGCGCTTTGGCGCGCGCGAATTGCCGCGTCCGGAATTCCTGGCCCGGCTGGCCGAAGGGGTGCGCGGCGCGCTGCGCCTGGCAGACGGCAGCGAGGCGCGCTGCCCGGAAATTTCGGAGCTGCCCGCGCGGCCACTGCTGCCGGGGCCGGATGCCCCGTGGAAACATGCGCCCAACGTGAAACCGGCCGGGTACTGGCGTGTACCGGCCGGTTTCAGACCCTTGTAACGGGGGCAGGCAAGGCCCGGCGTCAAAGGCCCTCGGCACCCGTGGCGCCCGCAGCTCGTGGTGCGCATGCGCCGCATGCGGCGGGAAGGTATTGCGTTCGCCCGGCCTGTTGATCCGGTTGCCCGGCCCGGTTGGCCCGGCTGATGCGGCCCGTGTGGCGCACCCCTGTGGCGGGCAGCGGCGCGGCGGGTTATTCCTGTTCGTGCACCAGCGGTTCGTGCTGGGCCAGGTCGTAGAAGCCCCGAATGGCGAAGGGCAGCGGATAGCGCGGCACCTCGTCGAAGCGGATGACCCCCATGGTCTTGCCCTCGGGCAGGGCGGAAAAGGGCACCACGCCGCGCGGCACCGGCAGTTGCAGCGGACAGGCGATGATGCAGGTCAGCCGGTCGGCGTAGCGCTGCGAAAGGTAGCCCACCACCGCGTCGCGTTCCGCCTCGGTAAAGGATTCCAGTACCGTGCGCAGGGCGTCGGTTTCCGCCTCGGGGCCGCTCAGGTCGTCGGAGCCCGGCGCGTCGGGGTCAAGCGGCGCGCCCACCAGGCCGGGCACCGCGCGCAGGTTGGCCAGGTCTTTCGCCGCGTCGTCCTCTCCGGCCAGCCGGAAAAGATGGGCCTGTACGTTGCGCCGCCCCTTGAAGGTGCGGATGGTGACGGATATGACGTGGATGCGCTGCACCGGGGGCGTGCCTTCCACGGGAATGACGGTCAGTTCCATGCGGTCTCCATGCGTGGTTCCGGGGGGGGGGGCCGAGTCGTGGACCTGGCCGCCGGAAGCGCGTGCTTCGTCGGGTTTGGCGTGGCGGGCGACCGGGGTGTACCTGCGGGTGCAGACAACGGGCCGTGCCGCTTCCGGATTTTCTAGACCATCTTTCCGACGGATGGAAGGGGGCGGCAGGCCGTACCGCGTCTCCGGCCCTGCCCGGATATGTCACCCACGGGCACCCACGGTCACCCACGGTCACCCAGTCGGCCTGCATGGCCGCCGGGCGGTGTCGCTCGGCTCCTGCGCGGCAGAGTGCCCGCACGAATGTTCAAGACCCAGCATACGCATCCCACGCAGCATGGGCCCGCCAGCGGGCCACGGAAACACATATGACCCAATCCCCGTTCATCCTGCACACCGAGTACGAACCGCGCGGCGACCAGCCGGAAGCCATCGGCCAGATCGTCTCCAACATCGAGGCGGGCGTGACGGATCAGGTACTGCTGGGCGTCACCGGTTCCGGCAAGACCTTCACCATGGCCCAGGTCATTGCCCGCTGCGGCAGGCCCGCCCTGGTGCTGGCCCCCAACAAGACCCTGGCCGCCCAGTTGTACAACGAATTCCGCCAGCTGTTTCCGGAAAACGCGGTGGAATACTTCGTCAGCTATTACGACTACTACCAGCCGGAAGCCTACGTGCCGTCGTCGGACACGTACATCGAGAAGGATTCGTCCATCAACGACAACATCGACAAGCTGCGCCACGCGGCCACCCACGCGCTGCTCACCCGGCGCGACGTTGTCATCGTGGCCTCGGTGTCGTGCATCTACGGCCTGGGTTCGCCGGAATACTACGCCAAGCTGGTCATCCCCGTGGAGACGGGGCAGCGGCTGTCCATGGATTCGCTGATCACCCGGCTGGTGGAAGTGCAGTACGAGCGCAACGACTACGACTTTCATCGCGGCACCTTCCGGGTGCGCGGCGACGTGCTGGAAATCATCCCCGCCTACCACCACGAACGGGCGCTGCGCATCGAATTCTTCGGTGACGACATCGACGCCATCAACGAGATCGACCCGCTCACCGGGCAGGTGCTGGCCTCCGTGGGCAAGACGGTCATCTACCCCGCCAGCCACTATGTGTCCGACCGCGACAACCTGGTGCGCGCCATTTCCGACATCCGCGACGAATTGGGCGAGCGCCTGCGCGAACTGAAAGGCGGCAACCGCCTGGTGGAGGCGCAGCGGCTGGAGCAGCGCACCATGCTCGACCTCGAAATGATGGAGGAAATGGGCTACTGCAACGGGGTCGAAAACTATTCGCGCCATCTGGATGGCCGCAAGGCGGGCGACCCGCCATCGTGCCTGCTGGACTACTTTCCCGACGACTTCCTGCTGTTCGTGGACGAATCGCACATCACCGTCTCGCAGGTGGGGGCCATGTACAAGGGCGACCGGTCGCGCAAGTCCACCCTGGTGGACTACGGGTTCCGCCTGCCCTCGGCACTGGACAACCGCCCGCTGGAATTCCACGAATTCCTGGCCCGGCTGAACCAGGCCATCTATGTTTCCGCCACGCCGGGCAAATGGGAGCTGGACCGCTCGCAGGGCATCGTGGCCGAGCAGATCATCCGGCCCACCGGCCTTGTCGACCCCATCACGGAAGTGCGACCGACAAAGGGGCAGGTGGATGACCTTCTGGGCGAATGCCGCCTGCGCGCCGCGCGCGGCGAGCGGGTGCTGGTGACCACCCTTACCAAGCGCATGGCAGAAGACCTGACCGAATACTTCAACGAGATGGGCGTGGCCGCCCGCTACCTGCATTCCGACATCGACACCATGGAGCGCATGGCCATCATCCAGGCGTTGCGCCGCAAGGAATTCGACGTGCTGGTGGGCATCAACCTGCTGCGTGAAGGTCTTGATATCCCGGAAGTTTCTCTGGTATCTATCCTTGATGCGGACAAGGAGGGCTTTCTGCGCTCCATGGGTTCGCTCATCCAGACCTTTGGCCGCGCCGCGCGCAACGTCGAAGGCCGGGTGCTGATGTACGCGGACGTGGTGACCCGCTCCATGCAGGCCGCCATGGACGAGACGGCCCGGCGGCGCGAACGGCAGATCGGCTACAACGAGGCGCACCACATCGTGCCCGCCACCATCCGCAAGGCGGTGGAAACCCCGTTCGACGCCATCTATGCCGAAGCGGCAGAGGCCAAGGGCCGCAAGGGCGCGGCGCAGGCGGCGGAAACCTTTGCCCCGTGGTCCAGCGATCCGCACGAACTGGCAAAACAGATCCAGCAACTGGAACGCGAGATGCGCGAGGCCGCCAAGGAACTGGAATTCGAGCGGGCGGCGGAACTGCGCGACCGCATCCGGCTGCTGCGCGAACATCTGCTGGGGGCTGACGGCGCGGGCTAGGGCTGCCGGGGCTATGCTTTCCGGCCAGCCAGATGCAGGGCAGCCGGGGCTGGCGTGCCGCAAGACGCACGGCACCTTGTCCACATCGGCATGCTGCGTGGCGTATGGCCGCGTTCATGGGGTCGACGGCGGGTTCAACGGCGGGTTCGACGGTGGGTTAGTTGGCGGGACAATGGCGGGCGAGGGTGCGCGATGGTGCGCCTTGCGCATGACCAGCCCACTCCGGGCCACAACGGTCACACAGGAAAACGGCGCATGCGGCAACACCCGCTGATCACCACGTACCATCGGCTGCGTACCCGTCTTGGCGCGTGGGGGCCACTGGTCATCAGCCAGTGCACCATGCTGCTGGTGTTCGCCTCGGCAACCTGGGCCTACTCGCACATCGAGGGCTGGTCCCTGTGGGACAGCTTCTACATGGTGGTCATCACCCTTTCCACCGTGGGCTTCCAGGAGGTGCACCCCCTGTCCAACACGGGCCGGGTGCTGACCACGGTGCTGATTCTGACGGGTGTCGGCAACTTCGCCTTCATCCTCGGCGCGTTCTCGCAACTGCTGGTGGATGGCAAGCTTTACAAAGTGCTCGGGAGGCGCAGGGTGCTGAAGACCATATCGTCGCTACGCGGCCACTGCATCGTCTGCGGCTACGGCCGCATCGGCTCCGTGGTGGCCCGCGAACTGATGCAGGAAGGCGTGCCCATCGTGGTGGTGGAAAACGACCCCGTGGCCGTGGAACGGCTGGAAAACGACGGCATCGTGCACCTTGCGGGCGACGCCACCAGCGACGATGTGCTGAACGCCTGCAACATCGGGCATGCCCGGGCGCTGGTGGCCGCGCTGTCGCTGGATTCCGCCAACGTCTACGTGGTGCTCAGCGCGCGCCAGATGAACCCGGACATGGCCATCATCGCCCGCGCGGGCGATGCCTCGCACATCGGCAAGTTGCAACTGGCCGGGGCGGACAGGGTATTCCTGCCGCATCACCTTGGCGGGCTGCGCATGGCCCAGTCCATCTTGCGGCCCACGGTGACCACGTTCATGGAACTGGCCCACTCCAAGACCGACCTGAACATCCAGATGGAAGAACTGACCGTGGGCGATGCCTCCGAGCTGGCGGGCAAGACGCTGATGGCGTCGGGCATCCGGCAGCGCTTCAACCTCATCGTCATCGGGGTCAAGAAGCCCGACGGGCGCATGCTGTTCAACCCGGAATCCACGTATGAACTGAACCCCGGCGACACCCTGGTCACCGTGGGCAGGCCGGAGAACTTCCGGCAGTTGCAGGATATCCTGTGACGGGCGGCGCCTGCCCGGAAGGCGGCGGGGATGCTGGGACTGCCGCCGCGCCTGCATCCGGCCCCGCGTCTTCCCCCGTCATCGCAACGGTCATCCTGCACTACGGCGACCC
Above is a window of Nitratidesulfovibrio sp. DNA encoding:
- the clpA gene encoding ATP-dependent Clp protease ATP-binding subunit ClpA produces the protein MIGRRLEAALTAAVNDVRTRNHEFLTLEHLLYAITGEDAGKHILEAVGVDVKALRLRLETFFATHLEPLPADTPTEVVQTLGVQRVLQRAIRHMQSAGKGAVEIGDVLAAIFEEDDAYATYFLKSQGVTRLDVLQHISHGAPQGGDGDGSDDTEGEDGAPDTPRTDALEKFTVDLTARAREGRIDPLIGRARELERTIQVLARRRKNNPLYVGDPGVGKTAIAEGLALRVAGGDVPEEFRDVRIFALDMGALLAGTKYRGDFEQRLKGVITDLGKVPGAILFIDEIHTIVGAGSTSGGSMDASNILKPVLADGSIRCIGSTTYEEYRNHFEKDRALSRRFQKIDVQEPSQDECVDILKGLRPYYEDHHKVRYTLPALRAAVELSARYITERLLPDKAIDVLDEAGAAARLRRASYGGRAASASDAAIGVKDVEKVVARMAQIPSRTVSSSDRDRLRTLDEDLRNVVFGQDAAVGILSRAILRARAGLGREDRPTGSFLFYGPTGVGKTELARRLAEVMGIGFVRYDMSEYMEKHSVSRLIGAPPGYVGFDQGGLLTEAIRKQPYTVLLLDEIEKAHPDIFNILLQVMDYATLTDNTGRKADFRNVVLIMTSNAGVREMSALSIGFGATAQEDVAGKGRKAVENMFSPEFRNRLDAMIPFAGLTTPVMERIVDKFVLELGAGLKDRRVRLELTPAARERLAEKGFEPAFGARPLRRVIRTALEDELAREVLFGALRKGGTAIVDVAAPEVAPAPAKPPRKGKGKVAAKDADRPAVAADVVAAPPADAVKAGPSGVQHGVQHGLAGLGLVFRYEPLGGIEAATEK
- the aat gene encoding leucyl/phenylalanyl-tRNA--protein transferase; the encoded protein is MNVRVLGRMTGDGSDFPDPAAAPPEGLLAVGGDLSPARLVAAYMRGIFPWYDRGTPILWWSPDPRCTLLPDELHVQRSLARRIRADAFEVTFDKAFALVIRRCAATPREGQRGTWLVPAMINAYEALHRLGIAHSAEAWQDGRLVGGLYGVALGGVFYGESMFHLVPDASKVAFTWLAAWLRHAGCSLIDCQQTTPHMVRFGARELPRPEFLARLAEGVRGALRLADGSEARCPEISELPARPLLPGPDAPWKHAPNVKPAGYWRVPAGFRPL
- the uvrB gene encoding excinuclease ABC subunit UvrB, with product MTQSPFILHTEYEPRGDQPEAIGQIVSNIEAGVTDQVLLGVTGSGKTFTMAQVIARCGRPALVLAPNKTLAAQLYNEFRQLFPENAVEYFVSYYDYYQPEAYVPSSDTYIEKDSSINDNIDKLRHAATHALLTRRDVVIVASVSCIYGLGSPEYYAKLVIPVETGQRLSMDSLITRLVEVQYERNDYDFHRGTFRVRGDVLEIIPAYHHERALRIEFFGDDIDAINEIDPLTGQVLASVGKTVIYPASHYVSDRDNLVRAISDIRDELGERLRELKGGNRLVEAQRLEQRTMLDLEMMEEMGYCNGVENYSRHLDGRKAGDPPSCLLDYFPDDFLLFVDESHITVSQVGAMYKGDRSRKSTLVDYGFRLPSALDNRPLEFHEFLARLNQAIYVSATPGKWELDRSQGIVAEQIIRPTGLVDPITEVRPTKGQVDDLLGECRLRAARGERVLVTTLTKRMAEDLTEYFNEMGVAARYLHSDIDTMERMAIIQALRRKEFDVLVGINLLREGLDIPEVSLVSILDADKEGFLRSMGSLIQTFGRAARNVEGRVLMYADVVTRSMQAAMDETARRRERQIGYNEAHHIVPATIRKAVETPFDAIYAEAAEAKGRKGAAQAAETFAPWSSDPHELAKQIQQLEREMREAAKELEFERAAELRDRIRLLREHLLGADGAG
- a CDS encoding potassium channel protein produces the protein MRQHPLITTYHRLRTRLGAWGPLVISQCTMLLVFASATWAYSHIEGWSLWDSFYMVVITLSTVGFQEVHPLSNTGRVLTTVLILTGVGNFAFILGAFSQLLVDGKLYKVLGRRRVLKTISSLRGHCIVCGYGRIGSVVARELMQEGVPIVVVENDPVAVERLENDGIVHLAGDATSDDVLNACNIGHARALVAALSLDSANVYVVLSARQMNPDMAIIARAGDASHIGKLQLAGADRVFLPHHLGGLRMAQSILRPTVTTFMELAHSKTDLNIQMEELTVGDASELAGKTLMASGIRQRFNLIVIGVKKPDGRMLFNPESTYELNPGDTLVTVGRPENFRQLQDIL